A region of Deinococcus multiflagellatus DNA encodes the following proteins:
- a CDS encoding type IV secretory system conjugative DNA transfer family protein produces MIAWVCTLAALLALSYLVYAAAQVSLAIGQNLLTAPVQTAAGTSTWGQVLGADSAGMAALKCNFQTACATWFGESLNLRFNLQLQVLPMMITFMAMVFAWRQVPDTLIRKDPGQGAWASLEDKQLALLAKVPVKDKKFRAELDKIAKRSPPSLYLGHLIPWIPASNEFLWHSPKLALLGERLRHENVLVTGAPGSGKTRGLFRQNIVLDAHYGRTAIVFDMKWPQMDSGFGDLALYWHRLGRPVYVFAPFSPTSMRMPLLDGINTLDEALKLSRAIIAPPEYKDESGAYYKDNERRALAAMILAIANGPTPNMRELKRLGEMNFEEFTDWYKRQQNPEIRSALKALFDMRPDQIAAMLAGVVNKLSVFYNPEVSRATSAGDNPDEHIDLHKIYREGGLLIVGISSKDIQAGEGEILLQLIKRRSDRALLDVADESPGGHLPITATYYLDELPGLGRLPYLMANLAQLRSKWVCLMLGVQNSDQGGLVYSREYWQALSTNNLGTRVDFIQGSSKEDAKNLSEEIGEYTVDETSINKTGHPMFNTPWSDQARKGEGVKLARRRLLTPEEIKRFPRDLAAVFTKGQNPLLVATPAIDSPTLELMTPDGRVVTVRNELYPLWNRTMSGVQNIEQETKALIASLGIGAKDLTKPEPVLCAPDYWMTWLQELMSSGAMARIQKSDDKLKVMIRRDSLAPELSRERDINYFLGEGWLNVATNEEELTITQAGLNTAGKLLERALQHFVVTGPALYWARTHAAKVKGYPGHDSAAEPDAVYSAELLSISEEVAQQLYGVVPDLPVVTLHGRALIQIPLSDPQALREAIERAIQKADSGEMAPASGSSPATKTKSKPHKKEMGWKKTVAPTTEQRSVEPPAGLAQSSAPTGSEAHSTPNTDSPLPHDPNVNAFLDAYGDD; encoded by the coding sequence TTGATTGCCTGGGTCTGTACCCTTGCGGCTCTCCTCGCTCTGAGCTACCTGGTCTACGCCGCGGCTCAGGTCTCACTGGCCATCGGCCAGAACCTCCTCACCGCGCCTGTCCAGACTGCCGCCGGCACATCAACCTGGGGACAAGTCCTCGGCGCTGATTCAGCGGGAATGGCGGCGCTGAAATGCAACTTTCAAACCGCCTGCGCGACCTGGTTCGGCGAGAGTTTAAACCTGCGCTTCAACCTGCAACTGCAGGTGCTGCCGATGATGATCACGTTCATGGCCATGGTCTTTGCCTGGCGCCAGGTGCCAGACACTCTGATTCGGAAGGACCCTGGACAAGGGGCTTGGGCCAGCCTGGAAGATAAACAACTGGCTTTGCTGGCCAAGGTTCCTGTCAAAGACAAAAAGTTTCGCGCCGAGTTGGACAAGATCGCCAAAAGGAGTCCGCCGTCGCTGTACCTGGGACACCTGATCCCCTGGATTCCGGCCAGCAACGAGTTTTTGTGGCACTCTCCCAAGCTGGCGCTGCTGGGTGAGCGTCTGCGCCATGAGAATGTGCTGGTCACAGGCGCACCAGGCTCAGGTAAGACGCGCGGCCTGTTCAGGCAAAACATCGTTTTAGACGCGCACTACGGGCGGACAGCCATCGTATTCGACATGAAGTGGCCGCAAATGGACAGCGGCTTCGGGGACCTCGCCCTGTACTGGCACCGCCTGGGAAGGCCGGTCTACGTGTTTGCGCCCTTCTCTCCGACGAGCATGAGGATGCCGCTGCTGGACGGCATCAACACTCTGGACGAGGCCTTGAAATTGAGTCGGGCAATTATTGCCCCGCCGGAGTACAAGGATGAATCAGGCGCCTACTACAAGGACAACGAAAGGCGTGCGCTTGCGGCCATGATCCTGGCCATTGCCAATGGCCCCACGCCGAACATGCGTGAATTGAAACGTCTGGGTGAAATGAACTTTGAGGAGTTCACCGATTGGTACAAGCGCCAGCAGAACCCGGAAATCCGAAGTGCGCTTAAAGCCCTATTCGACATGCGGCCCGACCAGATTGCCGCCATGCTCGCCGGCGTGGTCAACAAGCTGTCGGTGTTTTACAACCCCGAGGTCTCCCGCGCCACAAGTGCAGGTGACAATCCTGACGAGCACATTGACCTGCACAAAATCTACCGGGAAGGCGGCCTGCTGATTGTCGGTATCTCCAGCAAAGATATTCAGGCGGGTGAAGGCGAAATTCTCCTGCAACTGATCAAGCGCCGGTCCGACCGGGCGCTGCTGGATGTGGCAGACGAGAGCCCTGGTGGCCACCTTCCGATCACCGCCACCTATTACCTGGACGAGCTGCCCGGCCTGGGGCGTCTCCCCTACCTGATGGCCAACCTGGCCCAGCTGCGGTCGAAGTGGGTGTGCCTGATGCTGGGGGTTCAGAACTCGGATCAGGGTGGACTGGTCTACAGCCGGGAGTACTGGCAAGCGCTAAGCACCAACAATCTTGGCACGCGGGTCGACTTCATTCAGGGGTCTTCCAAAGAGGACGCCAAGAACCTGTCGGAAGAAATCGGCGAATACACCGTCGATGAAACCAGCATCAACAAAACCGGCCACCCCATGTTCAACACGCCGTGGAGTGATCAGGCCCGCAAGGGCGAGGGCGTCAAGCTGGCCAGACGCCGGCTGTTGACTCCAGAAGAAATCAAACGCTTTCCGCGGGACCTCGCCGCTGTCTTTACAAAGGGGCAGAACCCTCTTCTGGTCGCCACACCTGCGATTGATTCCCCAACCCTGGAGCTGATGACCCCAGATGGGCGCGTGGTTACCGTTCGCAACGAGCTCTATCCCCTGTGGAACCGGACCATGAGTGGCGTGCAGAACATCGAGCAGGAGACCAAAGCGCTGATTGCCAGTCTGGGCATTGGCGCCAAGGACCTGACGAAGCCTGAGCCTGTGCTATGCGCGCCGGACTACTGGATGACCTGGCTGCAAGAACTTATGTCCAGCGGCGCGATGGCGCGTATTCAAAAAAGCGACGACAAGCTCAAAGTCATGATTCGCCGGGATTCGCTGGCACCTGAACTAAGCCGTGAGCGAGACATCAACTACTTCCTCGGGGAAGGGTGGTTGAACGTGGCCACCAACGAAGAGGAATTGACCATTACCCAGGCAGGGCTGAACACGGCCGGCAAACTGCTGGAGCGCGCGCTGCAACATTTCGTGGTTACTGGCCCCGCCCTGTACTGGGCGCGTACCCACGCGGCGAAGGTCAAAGGCTACCCCGGTCACGACAGTGCAGCGGAGCCGGATGCCGTGTACTCGGCCGAGCTGCTGTCGATCAGTGAGGAGGTGGCCCAGCAACTGTACGGCGTTGTCCCTGATCTGCCGGTCGTCACGCTGCATGGCCGCGCGCTGATTCAGATTCCCCTGAGTGATCCGCAGGCCCTGAGAGAGGCCATTGAGCGGGCTATTCAGAAAGCGGACAGCGGTGAAATGGCACCGGCCAGCGGCAGTTCGCCTGCAACCAAGACCAAGTCGAAGCCACATAAGAAGGAGATGGGATGGAAAAAGACGGTCGCTCCCACCACCGAGCAGCGCTCAGTTGAGCCGCCTGCCGGTCTCGCGCAATCCAGTGCCCCGACTGGCTCCGAGGCGCATTCAACGCCCAACACCGATTCGCCTCTTCCCCACGACCCCAATGTCAACGCTTTTCTCGACGCCTACGGAGATGACTAA